In Camelus dromedarius isolate mCamDro1 chromosome 4, mCamDro1.pat, whole genome shotgun sequence, the following are encoded in one genomic region:
- the HNRNPA3 gene encoding heterogeneous nuclear ribonucleoprotein A3 isoform X3, with the protein MEGHDPKEPEQLRKLFIGGLSFETTDDSLREHFEKWGTLTDCVVMRDPQTKRSRGFGFVTYSCVEEVDAAMCARPHKVDGRVVEPKRAVSREDSVKPGAHLTVKKIFVGGIKEDTEEYNLRDYFEKYGKIETIEVMEDRQSGKKRGFAFVTFDDHDTVDKIVVQKYHTINGHNCEVKKALSKQEMQSAGSQRGRGGGSGNFMGRGGNFGGGGGNFGRGGNFGGRGGYGGGGGGSRGSYGGGDGGYNGFGGDGGNYGGGPGYSSRGGYGGGGPGYGNQGGGYGGGGGGYDGYNEGGNFGGGNYGGGGNYNDFGNYSGQQQSNYGPMKGGSFGGRSSGSPYGGGYGSGGGSGGYGSRRF; encoded by the exons ATGGAG GGCCATGATCCAAAGGAACCAGAGCAGTTGAGAAAACTGTTTATTGGTGGTCTGAGCTTTGAAACTACAGATGATAGCTTAAGAGAACATTTTGAGAAATGGGGCACACTTACAGATTGTGTG gtgaTGAGAGACCCCCAAACAAAACGTTCCAGGGGCTTTGGTTTTGTGACTTACTCTTGTGTTGAAGAGGTGGATGCAGCAATGTGTGCTCGACCTCACAAGGTTGATGGGCGTGTAGTGGAACCAAAGAGAGCTGTTTCTAGAGAG gaTTCTGTAAAGCCTGGTGCCCATCTAACAGTGAAGAAAATTTTTGTTGGTGGTATTAAAGAAGATACAGAAGAATATAATTTGAGAGACTACTTTGAAAAGTATGGCAAGATTGAAACCATAGAAGTTATGGAAGACAGACAGAGTGGGAAAAAGAGAGGATTTGCTTTTGTAACTTTTGATGATCATGATACAGTTGATAAAATTGTTG ttcagAAATACCACACTATTAATGGGCATAATTGTGAAGTGAAAAAGGCCCTTTCTAAACAAGAAATGCAGTCTGCTGGATCACAAAGAG GTCGTGGAGGTGGATCTGGCAACTTTATGGGTCGTGGTGGAAACTTTGGAGGTGGTGGAGGTAACTTTGGCCGTGGTGGAAACTTTGGTGGAAGAG GAGGCTATGGCGGTGGAGGTGGTGGCAGCAGAGGTAGTTATGGAGGAGGTGATGGTGGATATAATGGATTTGGAGGTGACg gtggCAACTATGGAGGTGGTCCTGGTTATAGTAGTAGAGGAGGCTATGGTGGTGGTGGACCAGGATATGGAAACCAAGGTGGTGGATATGGTGGCGGTGGTGGAGGATATGATGGTTACAATGAAGGAGGAAATTTTGGAGGTG GTAACTATGGTGGTGGTGGGAACTATAATGATTTTGGAAATTATAGTGGACAACAGCAATCAAATTATGGACCCATGAAGGGGGGCAGTTTTGGTGGAAGAAGCTCGGGCAGTCCTTATGgtg GTGGTTATGGATCTGGTGGTGGAAGTGGTGGATATGGTAGCAGAAGGTTCTAA
- the HNRNPA3 gene encoding heterogeneous nuclear ribonucleoprotein A3 isoform X2, translating to MEVKPPPGRPQPDSGRRRRRRGEEGHDPKEPEQLRKLFIGGLSFETTDDSLREHFEKWGTLTDCVVMRDPQTKRSRGFGFVTYSCVEEVDAAMCARPHKVDGRVVEPKRAVSREDSVKPGAHLTVKKIFVGGIKEDTEEYNLRDYFEKYGKIETIEVMEDRQSGKKRGFAFVTFDDHDTVDKIVVQKYHTINGHNCEVKKALSKQEMQSAGSQRGRGGGSGNFMGRGGNFGGGGGNFGRGGNFGGRGGYGGGGGGSRGSYGGGDGGYNGFGGDGGNYGGGPGYSSRGGYGGGGPGYGNQGGGYGGGGGGYDGYNEGGNFGGNYGGGGNYNDFGNYSGQQQSNYGPMKGGSFGGRSSGSPYGGGYGSGGGSGGYGSRRF from the exons ATGGAGGTAAAACCGCCGCCCGGTCGCCCCCAGCCCGACTCCggccgtcgccgccgccgccggggggAGGAG GGCCATGATCCAAAGGAACCAGAGCAGTTGAGAAAACTGTTTATTGGTGGTCTGAGCTTTGAAACTACAGATGATAGCTTAAGAGAACATTTTGAGAAATGGGGCACACTTACAGATTGTGTG gtgaTGAGAGACCCCCAAACAAAACGTTCCAGGGGCTTTGGTTTTGTGACTTACTCTTGTGTTGAAGAGGTGGATGCAGCAATGTGTGCTCGACCTCACAAGGTTGATGGGCGTGTAGTGGAACCAAAGAGAGCTGTTTCTAGAGAG gaTTCTGTAAAGCCTGGTGCCCATCTAACAGTGAAGAAAATTTTTGTTGGTGGTATTAAAGAAGATACAGAAGAATATAATTTGAGAGACTACTTTGAAAAGTATGGCAAGATTGAAACCATAGAAGTTATGGAAGACAGACAGAGTGGGAAAAAGAGAGGATTTGCTTTTGTAACTTTTGATGATCATGATACAGTTGATAAAATTGTTG ttcagAAATACCACACTATTAATGGGCATAATTGTGAAGTGAAAAAGGCCCTTTCTAAACAAGAAATGCAGTCTGCTGGATCACAAAGAG GTCGTGGAGGTGGATCTGGCAACTTTATGGGTCGTGGTGGAAACTTTGGAGGTGGTGGAGGTAACTTTGGCCGTGGTGGAAACTTTGGTGGAAGAG GAGGCTATGGCGGTGGAGGTGGTGGCAGCAGAGGTAGTTATGGAGGAGGTGATGGTGGATATAATGGATTTGGAGGTGACg gtggCAACTATGGAGGTGGTCCTGGTTATAGTAGTAGAGGAGGCTATGGTGGTGGTGGACCAGGATATGGAAACCAAGGTGGTGGATATGGTGGCGGTGGTGGAGGATATGATGGTTACAATGAAGGAGGAAATTTTGGAG GTAACTATGGTGGTGGTGGGAACTATAATGATTTTGGAAATTATAGTGGACAACAGCAATCAAATTATGGACCCATGAAGGGGGGCAGTTTTGGTGGAAGAAGCTCGGGCAGTCCTTATGgtg GTGGTTATGGATCTGGTGGTGGAAGTGGTGGATATGGTAGCAGAAGGTTCTAA
- the HNRNPA3 gene encoding heterogeneous nuclear ribonucleoprotein A3 isoform X1 has translation MEVKPPPGRPQPDSGRRRRRRGEEGHDPKEPEQLRKLFIGGLSFETTDDSLREHFEKWGTLTDCVVMRDPQTKRSRGFGFVTYSCVEEVDAAMCARPHKVDGRVVEPKRAVSREDSVKPGAHLTVKKIFVGGIKEDTEEYNLRDYFEKYGKIETIEVMEDRQSGKKRGFAFVTFDDHDTVDKIVVQKYHTINGHNCEVKKALSKQEMQSAGSQRGRGGGSGNFMGRGGNFGGGGGNFGRGGNFGGRGGYGGGGGGSRGSYGGGDGGYNGFGGDGGNYGGGPGYSSRGGYGGGGPGYGNQGGGYGGGGGGYDGYNEGGNFGGGNYGGGGNYNDFGNYSGQQQSNYGPMKGGSFGGRSSGSPYGGGYGSGGGSGGYGSRRF, from the exons ATGGAGGTAAAACCGCCGCCCGGTCGCCCCCAGCCCGACTCCggccgtcgccgccgccgccggggggAGGAG GGCCATGATCCAAAGGAACCAGAGCAGTTGAGAAAACTGTTTATTGGTGGTCTGAGCTTTGAAACTACAGATGATAGCTTAAGAGAACATTTTGAGAAATGGGGCACACTTACAGATTGTGTG gtgaTGAGAGACCCCCAAACAAAACGTTCCAGGGGCTTTGGTTTTGTGACTTACTCTTGTGTTGAAGAGGTGGATGCAGCAATGTGTGCTCGACCTCACAAGGTTGATGGGCGTGTAGTGGAACCAAAGAGAGCTGTTTCTAGAGAG gaTTCTGTAAAGCCTGGTGCCCATCTAACAGTGAAGAAAATTTTTGTTGGTGGTATTAAAGAAGATACAGAAGAATATAATTTGAGAGACTACTTTGAAAAGTATGGCAAGATTGAAACCATAGAAGTTATGGAAGACAGACAGAGTGGGAAAAAGAGAGGATTTGCTTTTGTAACTTTTGATGATCATGATACAGTTGATAAAATTGTTG ttcagAAATACCACACTATTAATGGGCATAATTGTGAAGTGAAAAAGGCCCTTTCTAAACAAGAAATGCAGTCTGCTGGATCACAAAGAG GTCGTGGAGGTGGATCTGGCAACTTTATGGGTCGTGGTGGAAACTTTGGAGGTGGTGGAGGTAACTTTGGCCGTGGTGGAAACTTTGGTGGAAGAG GAGGCTATGGCGGTGGAGGTGGTGGCAGCAGAGGTAGTTATGGAGGAGGTGATGGTGGATATAATGGATTTGGAGGTGACg gtggCAACTATGGAGGTGGTCCTGGTTATAGTAGTAGAGGAGGCTATGGTGGTGGTGGACCAGGATATGGAAACCAAGGTGGTGGATATGGTGGCGGTGGTGGAGGATATGATGGTTACAATGAAGGAGGAAATTTTGGAGGTG GTAACTATGGTGGTGGTGGGAACTATAATGATTTTGGAAATTATAGTGGACAACAGCAATCAAATTATGGACCCATGAAGGGGGGCAGTTTTGGTGGAAGAAGCTCGGGCAGTCCTTATGgtg GTGGTTATGGATCTGGTGGTGGAAGTGGTGGATATGGTAGCAGAAGGTTCTAA
- the NFE2L2 gene encoding nuclear factor erythroid 2-related factor 2 isoform X3, whose translation MMDLALPPPGLPSQQDMDLIDILWRQDIDLGVSREVFDFSQRRKEHELEKQKKLEKERQEQLQKEQEKAFFAQLQLDEETGEFLPVQPAQHIPSETSGSTNYSQVSSATFQSLVPDIPSHIQSPVFTAPNQAESPETLVLQLATTDLDAMQRDFEQVWEELLSIPELQCLNIQNDNLAETSTVPSPETKLTEMDSYFYSSIPSLEKEVGNCSPHFLNAFEESFSSILSTEDSSQLTVNSLNSDATVNTDFGDEFYLAFVAEPSTSNTMSSSDFSQSLSELLNGPIDISDLSLCKAFNQNHPESTTAEFNDSDSGVSLNPSPSMASPEHSVESSIYGDTLLGFSDSEMEEIDSAPGSVKQNGSKTKPVRPSGDTVQPLSPSQGNSAAVRDALCENTPKKEVPVSPGHRKTPFTKDKHPSRLEAHLTRDELRAKALHIPFPVEKIINLPVDDFNEMMSKEQFNEAQLALIRDIRRRGKNKVAAQNCRKRKLENIVELEQDLDHLKDEKEKLLKEKGENDKSLHLLKKQLSTLYLEVFSMLRDENGKPYSPSEYSLQQTRDGNVFLVPKSKKPDVKKN comes from the exons gACATGGATTTAATTGACATACTTTGGAGGCAGGATATAGATCTTGGGGTAAGTCGAGAAGTATTTGACTTCAGTCAACGACGGAAAGAGCATGagctggaaaaacagaaaaaacttgAAAAGGAAAGACAAGAGCAACTCCAAAAGGAGCAAGAGAAAGCCTTTTTCGCTCAGTTACAACTAGATGAAGAGACAGGTGAATTCCTCCCAGTTCAGCCAGCCCAACACATCCCATCAGAAACCAGTGGATCTACCAACTACTCCCAG GTTTCTTCGGCTACGTTTCAATCACTTGTTCCTGATATTCCTAGCCACATCCAGAGCCCCGTCTTCACTGCTCCTAATCAGGCTGAGTCACCTGAAACTCTTGTCCTTCAGTTAGCCACTACTGATTTAGACGCTATGCAGCGAGATTTTGAGCAAGTTTGGGAGGAGCTATTATCCATTCCAGAACTACAG TGTCTTAATATTCAAAATGACAACCTGGCTGAGACTAGCACAGTTCCAAGTCCAGAAACCAAACTGACAGAAATGGACAGTTACTTCTATTCATCAATCCCCTCACTGGAAAAAGAAGTAGGTAACTGTAGTCCACATTTTCTCAACGCTTTTGAGGAGTCTTTCAGCAGCATCCTCTCCACAGAAGACTCCAGCCAGTTGACAGTGAACTCATTAAATTCAGATGCCACAGTAAACACAGATTTTGGTGATGAATTTTATCTTGCTTTTGTAGCAGAGCCCAGTACCAGCAACACCATGTCCTCCTCTGATTTTAGCCAGTCACTCTCTGAACTTCTAAACGGGCCCATTGATATCTCTGATCTATCACTTTGTAAAGCCTTCAACCAAAACCACCCTGAAAGCACAACAGCAGAATTCAATGATTCTGACTCTGGTGTTTCACTGAATCCAAGTCCCAGCATGGCTTCACCAGAACACTCAGTGGAATCCTCCATCTATGGAGACACACTGCTTGGCTTCAGTGATTCTGAAATGGAAGAGATAGATAGTGCCCCTGGAAGTGTCAAACAGAATGGTTCTAAAACAAAGCCAGTACGGCCTTCTGGGGATACAGTCCAACCCCTGTCACCCTCTCAGGGGAACAGTGCTGCAGTGCGTGATGCCCTGTGTGAAAACACACCAAAGAAAGAAGTGCCTGTTAGTCCTGGTCACCGAAAAACCCCATTCACAAAAGACAAACATCCAAGCCGTTTGGAGGCTCATCTCACAAGAGATGAGTTAAGGGCAAAAGCTCTCCATATCCCATTCCCTGTAGAAAAAATCATTAACCTCCCAGTTGATGACTTCAATGAAATGATGTCCAAGGAGCAATTCAATGAGGCTCAACTTGCATTAATTCGAGATATACGTAGGAGGGGTAAGAATAAAGTGGCTGCTCAGaactgcagaaaaagaaaactggaaaatattgtGGAACTGGAGCAAGACTTAGatcatttaaaagatgaaaaagaaaaattgctcaaagaaaaaggagaaaatgacaaAAGCCTTCATCTATTGAAAAAACAACTCAGCACCTTGTATCTTGAAGTCTTCAGCATGCTACGTGATGAAAATGGGAAGCCTTACTCTCCAAGTGAATACTCCCTGCAGCAAACGAGAGATGGCAATGTATTCCTTGTTCCCAAAAGTAAGAAGCCAGATGTTAAGAAAAACTAG
- the NFE2L2 gene encoding nuclear factor erythroid 2-related factor 2 isoform X2 has translation MDLIDILWRQDIDLGVSREVFDFSQRRKEHELEKQKKLEKERQEQLQKEQEKAFFAQLQLDEETGEFLPVQPAQHIPSETSGSTNYSQVAHIPKPDALYFDNCMQLLAETFPFVDDNEVSSATFQSLVPDIPSHIQSPVFTAPNQAESPETLVLQLATTDLDAMQRDFEQVWEELLSIPELQCLNIQNDNLAETSTVPSPETKLTEMDSYFYSSIPSLEKEVGNCSPHFLNAFEESFSSILSTEDSSQLTVNSLNSDATVNTDFGDEFYLAFVAEPSTSNTMSSSDFSQSLSELLNGPIDISDLSLCKAFNQNHPESTTAEFNDSDSGVSLNPSPSMASPEHSVESSIYGDTLLGFSDSEMEEIDSAPGSVKQNGSKTKPVRPSGDTVQPLSPSQGNSAAVRDALCENTPKKEVPVSPGHRKTPFTKDKHPSRLEAHLTRDELRAKALHIPFPVEKIINLPVDDFNEMMSKEQFNEAQLALIRDIRRRGKNKVAAQNCRKRKLENIVELEQDLDHLKDEKEKLLKEKGENDKSLHLLKKQLSTLYLEVFSMLRDENGKPYSPSEYSLQQTRDGNVFLVPKSKKPDVKKN, from the exons ATGGATTTAATTGACATACTTTGGAGGCAGGATATAGATCTTGGGGTAAGTCGAGAAGTATTTGACTTCAGTCAACGACGGAAAGAGCATGagctggaaaaacagaaaaaacttgAAAAGGAAAGACAAGAGCAACTCCAAAAGGAGCAAGAGAAAGCCTTTTTCGCTCAGTTACAACTAGATGAAGAGACAGGTGAATTCCTCCCAGTTCAGCCAGCCCAACACATCCCATCAGAAACCAGTGGATCTACCAACTACTCCCAG GTAGCCCACATTCCCAAACCAGATGCTCTGTACTTCGATAACTGCATGCAGCTTTTGGCAGAGACATTCCCATTTGTAGATGACAATGAG GTTTCTTCGGCTACGTTTCAATCACTTGTTCCTGATATTCCTAGCCACATCCAGAGCCCCGTCTTCACTGCTCCTAATCAGGCTGAGTCACCTGAAACTCTTGTCCTTCAGTTAGCCACTACTGATTTAGACGCTATGCAGCGAGATTTTGAGCAAGTTTGGGAGGAGCTATTATCCATTCCAGAACTACAG TGTCTTAATATTCAAAATGACAACCTGGCTGAGACTAGCACAGTTCCAAGTCCAGAAACCAAACTGACAGAAATGGACAGTTACTTCTATTCATCAATCCCCTCACTGGAAAAAGAAGTAGGTAACTGTAGTCCACATTTTCTCAACGCTTTTGAGGAGTCTTTCAGCAGCATCCTCTCCACAGAAGACTCCAGCCAGTTGACAGTGAACTCATTAAATTCAGATGCCACAGTAAACACAGATTTTGGTGATGAATTTTATCTTGCTTTTGTAGCAGAGCCCAGTACCAGCAACACCATGTCCTCCTCTGATTTTAGCCAGTCACTCTCTGAACTTCTAAACGGGCCCATTGATATCTCTGATCTATCACTTTGTAAAGCCTTCAACCAAAACCACCCTGAAAGCACAACAGCAGAATTCAATGATTCTGACTCTGGTGTTTCACTGAATCCAAGTCCCAGCATGGCTTCACCAGAACACTCAGTGGAATCCTCCATCTATGGAGACACACTGCTTGGCTTCAGTGATTCTGAAATGGAAGAGATAGATAGTGCCCCTGGAAGTGTCAAACAGAATGGTTCTAAAACAAAGCCAGTACGGCCTTCTGGGGATACAGTCCAACCCCTGTCACCCTCTCAGGGGAACAGTGCTGCAGTGCGTGATGCCCTGTGTGAAAACACACCAAAGAAAGAAGTGCCTGTTAGTCCTGGTCACCGAAAAACCCCATTCACAAAAGACAAACATCCAAGCCGTTTGGAGGCTCATCTCACAAGAGATGAGTTAAGGGCAAAAGCTCTCCATATCCCATTCCCTGTAGAAAAAATCATTAACCTCCCAGTTGATGACTTCAATGAAATGATGTCCAAGGAGCAATTCAATGAGGCTCAACTTGCATTAATTCGAGATATACGTAGGAGGGGTAAGAATAAAGTGGCTGCTCAGaactgcagaaaaagaaaactggaaaatattgtGGAACTGGAGCAAGACTTAGatcatttaaaagatgaaaaagaaaaattgctcaaagaaaaaggagaaaatgacaaAAGCCTTCATCTATTGAAAAAACAACTCAGCACCTTGTATCTTGAAGTCTTCAGCATGCTACGTGATGAAAATGGGAAGCCTTACTCTCCAAGTGAATACTCCCTGCAGCAAACGAGAGATGGCAATGTATTCCTTGTTCCCAAAAGTAAGAAGCCAGATGTTAAGAAAAACTAG
- the NFE2L2 gene encoding nuclear factor erythroid 2-related factor 2 isoform X1, translating to MMDLALPPPGLPSQQDMDLIDILWRQDIDLGVSREVFDFSQRRKEHELEKQKKLEKERQEQLQKEQEKAFFAQLQLDEETGEFLPVQPAQHIPSETSGSTNYSQVAHIPKPDALYFDNCMQLLAETFPFVDDNEVSSATFQSLVPDIPSHIQSPVFTAPNQAESPETLVLQLATTDLDAMQRDFEQVWEELLSIPELQCLNIQNDNLAETSTVPSPETKLTEMDSYFYSSIPSLEKEVGNCSPHFLNAFEESFSSILSTEDSSQLTVNSLNSDATVNTDFGDEFYLAFVAEPSTSNTMSSSDFSQSLSELLNGPIDISDLSLCKAFNQNHPESTTAEFNDSDSGVSLNPSPSMASPEHSVESSIYGDTLLGFSDSEMEEIDSAPGSVKQNGSKTKPVRPSGDTVQPLSPSQGNSAAVRDALCENTPKKEVPVSPGHRKTPFTKDKHPSRLEAHLTRDELRAKALHIPFPVEKIINLPVDDFNEMMSKEQFNEAQLALIRDIRRRGKNKVAAQNCRKRKLENIVELEQDLDHLKDEKEKLLKEKGENDKSLHLLKKQLSTLYLEVFSMLRDENGKPYSPSEYSLQQTRDGNVFLVPKSKKPDVKKN from the exons gACATGGATTTAATTGACATACTTTGGAGGCAGGATATAGATCTTGGGGTAAGTCGAGAAGTATTTGACTTCAGTCAACGACGGAAAGAGCATGagctggaaaaacagaaaaaacttgAAAAGGAAAGACAAGAGCAACTCCAAAAGGAGCAAGAGAAAGCCTTTTTCGCTCAGTTACAACTAGATGAAGAGACAGGTGAATTCCTCCCAGTTCAGCCAGCCCAACACATCCCATCAGAAACCAGTGGATCTACCAACTACTCCCAG GTAGCCCACATTCCCAAACCAGATGCTCTGTACTTCGATAACTGCATGCAGCTTTTGGCAGAGACATTCCCATTTGTAGATGACAATGAG GTTTCTTCGGCTACGTTTCAATCACTTGTTCCTGATATTCCTAGCCACATCCAGAGCCCCGTCTTCACTGCTCCTAATCAGGCTGAGTCACCTGAAACTCTTGTCCTTCAGTTAGCCACTACTGATTTAGACGCTATGCAGCGAGATTTTGAGCAAGTTTGGGAGGAGCTATTATCCATTCCAGAACTACAG TGTCTTAATATTCAAAATGACAACCTGGCTGAGACTAGCACAGTTCCAAGTCCAGAAACCAAACTGACAGAAATGGACAGTTACTTCTATTCATCAATCCCCTCACTGGAAAAAGAAGTAGGTAACTGTAGTCCACATTTTCTCAACGCTTTTGAGGAGTCTTTCAGCAGCATCCTCTCCACAGAAGACTCCAGCCAGTTGACAGTGAACTCATTAAATTCAGATGCCACAGTAAACACAGATTTTGGTGATGAATTTTATCTTGCTTTTGTAGCAGAGCCCAGTACCAGCAACACCATGTCCTCCTCTGATTTTAGCCAGTCACTCTCTGAACTTCTAAACGGGCCCATTGATATCTCTGATCTATCACTTTGTAAAGCCTTCAACCAAAACCACCCTGAAAGCACAACAGCAGAATTCAATGATTCTGACTCTGGTGTTTCACTGAATCCAAGTCCCAGCATGGCTTCACCAGAACACTCAGTGGAATCCTCCATCTATGGAGACACACTGCTTGGCTTCAGTGATTCTGAAATGGAAGAGATAGATAGTGCCCCTGGAAGTGTCAAACAGAATGGTTCTAAAACAAAGCCAGTACGGCCTTCTGGGGATACAGTCCAACCCCTGTCACCCTCTCAGGGGAACAGTGCTGCAGTGCGTGATGCCCTGTGTGAAAACACACCAAAGAAAGAAGTGCCTGTTAGTCCTGGTCACCGAAAAACCCCATTCACAAAAGACAAACATCCAAGCCGTTTGGAGGCTCATCTCACAAGAGATGAGTTAAGGGCAAAAGCTCTCCATATCCCATTCCCTGTAGAAAAAATCATTAACCTCCCAGTTGATGACTTCAATGAAATGATGTCCAAGGAGCAATTCAATGAGGCTCAACTTGCATTAATTCGAGATATACGTAGGAGGGGTAAGAATAAAGTGGCTGCTCAGaactgcagaaaaagaaaactggaaaatattgtGGAACTGGAGCAAGACTTAGatcatttaaaagatgaaaaagaaaaattgctcaaagaaaaaggagaaaatgacaaAAGCCTTCATCTATTGAAAAAACAACTCAGCACCTTGTATCTTGAAGTCTTCAGCATGCTACGTGATGAAAATGGGAAGCCTTACTCTCCAAGTGAATACTCCCTGCAGCAAACGAGAGATGGCAATGTATTCCTTGTTCCCAAAAGTAAGAAGCCAGATGTTAAGAAAAACTAG